One segment of Halomonas sp. TD01 DNA contains the following:
- a CDS encoding class I SAM-dependent methyltransferase, with protein MVSPETLVLPSGLALGYVDGQLALSGDERQYGKPLSVDFAAGKAAHRRQFGGGRGQLVAKACGLAKGITPNVVDATAGLGRDAFVLASLGANVLLIERVAAIAALLQDGLARAAKTDTTAEIALRMTLRHCDAAEQLAALVESAAFDPEVIHLDPMFPHREKSALVKKEMRLFRELAGDDDDAPRLLEAALDVATHRVVVKRPRKAPPIDGPAPQHTLEGKTSRYDLYVHRSLARR; from the coding sequence ATGGTAAGCCCAGAGACGCTTGTGTTGCCTTCAGGATTAGCGCTTGGCTACGTTGATGGCCAATTGGCACTGTCAGGTGATGAGCGCCAATACGGAAAACCGCTTAGCGTGGATTTTGCCGCTGGAAAGGCAGCTCATCGCCGTCAGTTTGGTGGCGGTCGCGGGCAGTTAGTGGCAAAAGCCTGTGGGCTTGCTAAAGGCATTACGCCTAACGTTGTGGATGCCACGGCTGGTTTGGGCCGCGATGCGTTTGTACTGGCAAGCCTGGGCGCAAATGTCTTATTAATTGAACGTGTCGCGGCGATTGCCGCGCTGCTTCAAGATGGCCTCGCGCGTGCCGCAAAAACAGATACGACAGCAGAGATTGCCTTGCGTATGACGCTCCGCCATTGCGATGCCGCTGAGCAGCTGGCTGCCCTTGTGGAAAGCGCGGCCTTTGATCCTGAGGTTATTCATCTTGATCCGATGTTTCCGCACCGTGAAAAGTCGGCGTTGGTCAAAAAAGAGATGCGCTTGTTTCGAGAGCTGGCGGGAGATGACGATGATGCACCGCGCTTATTAGAAGCAGCGCTGGATGTAGCGACGCATCGAGTGGTGGTCAAGCGCCCCCGCAAAGCTCCCCCTATCGATGGCCCTGCGCCGCAGCATACGCTGGAAGGTAAAACGAGCCGTTACGATTTGTATGTCCATCGCTCGCTGGCTCGTCGCTGA
- the tsaB gene encoding tRNA (adenosine(37)-N6)-threonylcarbamoyltransferase complex dimerization subunit type 1 TsaB: MSSLHLLALDASSSACSVALLRQQVCQEGIQQECLTRFEMTPRAHTRRLMPMVDDILAEANISAKQLDAVAFGRGPGSFTGLRIAAGAAQGLAFGLDCPLLGISTLEALALQAHRRYHFRHVVTALDARMGEIYAATWHCLNDTLSLQSDEVVVAPASFRLPTEETDWVGVGSGFTLWDDFALSVQTNMSQHLTDLEPRAEEMAWLAARDLEAGLGQAAHEAQPIYLRNDVAWKKPA, translated from the coding sequence ATGTCATCGTTACACCTTCTTGCGCTAGATGCGTCGTCTAGTGCCTGCTCAGTGGCATTGCTACGTCAACAAGTATGCCAGGAAGGAATCCAGCAGGAGTGTTTGACACGTTTTGAGATGACGCCACGTGCCCACACCCGGCGCTTAATGCCGATGGTGGATGACATCCTCGCTGAGGCCAATATTTCGGCAAAGCAACTAGATGCTGTTGCATTTGGGCGTGGCCCCGGTTCATTCACTGGCTTGCGTATCGCTGCAGGTGCAGCGCAAGGCTTGGCATTTGGGCTAGATTGTCCATTGCTGGGTATTTCTACCTTGGAAGCGCTCGCGCTTCAGGCCCATCGCCGCTACCATTTTCGCCATGTAGTGACCGCGCTAGATGCCCGTATGGGCGAGATTTATGCAGCTACTTGGCACTGTTTAAATGACACGCTTAGTTTACAAAGTGACGAAGTGGTCGTCGCGCCTGCTAGCTTTCGTTTACCCACCGAGGAAACCGATTGGGTGGGGGTGGGATCAGGGTTTACGCTGTGGGATGACTTTGCATTAAGCGTACAAACCAATATGTCTCAGCATCTCACTGATCTTGAACCACGGGCAGAAGAGATGGCGTGGCTCGCCGCTCGAGATTTAGAAGCGGGCTTAGGTCAGGCAGCTCATGAAGCCCAGCCGATTTACTTGCGCAACGATGTTGCCTGGAAAAAGCCAGCATGA
- a CDS encoding phospholipase D-like domain-containing protein: MQHVWREGNRTTLLPEATRFLPAMFDAVSQAEYYVLVELYLMESGKLASQMSNALIDAAERGVKVFLLLDGYGSMGLEHRDRIRLEQAGVALRFFNPIGFHSLARNLSRDHRKIVVVDGEVAFTGGFGAVDEFLEAWYEIAVRIEGPVVADWEGLFRRLWRSRLTRQAGDGQASSVLPPQRTAVHYADGIRGRVMSARGYRYQAIRHSLYARVNQANKRLWLCTPYFVPTFTLRRRLIRAARRGVDVCLLLPGSKHDHPGVRYAGQRFYQALLKAGVRIFEFQPTFIHAKFVLADNWVSLGSCNFDHWNLHWNLEANQEVENQAFAKQVQSLFERNFAASQEVDAAAWAARPWWQRAREWVYGVVDGIVTRLK; the protein is encoded by the coding sequence ATGCAGCACGTGTGGCGTGAAGGCAACCGCACTACTCTGTTGCCGGAAGCAACGCGATTTTTGCCAGCTATGTTTGATGCGGTTAGTCAAGCGGAGTACTACGTGCTGGTGGAGCTCTACTTGATGGAATCAGGTAAGTTAGCGAGTCAGATGAGTAATGCGCTGATCGACGCTGCTGAGCGCGGTGTAAAGGTGTTTTTGCTGCTCGATGGTTATGGCTCTATGGGATTGGAACATCGTGACCGCATACGCCTAGAGCAAGCAGGTGTCGCATTACGGTTCTTTAATCCCATTGGTTTTCACTCGCTGGCTCGTAACTTAAGCCGTGATCACCGCAAAATTGTTGTCGTGGATGGAGAGGTTGCGTTTACCGGCGGATTTGGCGCGGTGGATGAGTTTCTGGAAGCATGGTACGAAATTGCGGTGCGCATCGAAGGCCCTGTGGTCGCTGATTGGGAAGGGCTTTTTCGCCGTTTATGGCGTTCCCGGTTAACACGGCAAGCAGGTGATGGGCAGGCTAGTTCAGTGTTGCCGCCACAGCGGACAGCAGTGCATTATGCTGATGGCATACGTGGCCGTGTAATGTCAGCGAGGGGGTATCGTTACCAAGCTATTCGCCACTCGCTCTATGCGCGGGTAAATCAGGCAAACAAGCGACTTTGGCTATGTACACCTTATTTTGTGCCGACCTTCACGCTGCGCCGACGTCTTATTCGCGCAGCACGGCGTGGCGTGGATGTTTGTTTACTATTACCGGGTAGTAAACATGACCACCCAGGTGTGCGCTATGCAGGACAACGGTTTTACCAAGCGTTGTTAAAAGCCGGCGTGCGGATTTTTGAGTTCCAGCCCACGTTTATTCATGCCAAGTTTGTGTTAGCAGATAACTGGGTCAGTCTTGGTTCATGCAACTTCGACCATTGGAATCTGCACTGGAACCTTGAAGCTAATCAAGAAGTAGAAAACCAAGCCTTCGCCAAGCAAGTTCAATCGCTGTTTGAGCGTAACTTTGCCGCCAGCCAAGAAGTCGATGCTGCCGCCTGGGCCGCACGACCCTGGTGGCAGCGAGCCCGAGAGTGGGTCTATGGCGTAGTGGATGGTATTGTCACCCGTCTTAAATAA
- the aceF gene encoding pyruvate dehydrogenase complex dihydrolipoyllysine-residue acetyltransferase — MSSEIIKVPDIGGDTDVEIIEIAVSEGDVIEAEDTLITLESDKASMDVPAPKGGKVLKVLVKEGDSVSEGDDIVELEVEGGGDAKPEAAADSSSDEAPAPKQEEAPAPAAKKAGGGKQTVDIKVPDLGGSDNVEIIEVAVSAGDDVNAEDTLITLESDKASMDVPSPHGGKIVALTVKEGDTVSEGDVIGQMEIAGEGGDNSEDAPQEQAASQASSAPEEVAAEESVVEEDSGSGEPERKEIRVPDLSGSSDVPIIEIGVAAGDEVNEEDPLITLESDKASMDVPSPYKGKLLELTVKEGDTVSEGDVIGYIEVAGAKKAAPKKAAPEKAQSSNASQSSAKPTASPEGTPSPEAQMASHKPRDGKLVHAGPAVRMLARELGVDLGLVKPSGPKDRVLKEDVQAYVKQAIASQGKAQTAAAPAASGGAGIPAIPEVDFSQFGDVEEKPMGRLLKMGATNLHRSWLNVPHVTQFDEADITELESFRKAMKAEAEAQGAKLTPLPFMVKACAFALRKFPQFNVSLKGDGETLVWKNYVHIGIAVDTPDGLMVPVVRNADKKSLIEIAKEMAELGKKAQTKKLKRDEMTGGCFTISSLGSIGGTAFTPIVNAPEVAILGVSKAQMKPVWDGSAFQPRLMMPLSLSYDHRAINGADAARFTAFLADVLTDIRRLLL; from the coding sequence TTGAGTAGCGAAATCATCAAAGTTCCCGATATCGGTGGTGATACCGATGTCGAAATCATCGAGATTGCGGTGTCAGAAGGCGACGTCATTGAAGCGGAAGACACCCTAATCACCCTGGAATCTGACAAAGCCAGCATGGACGTCCCGGCCCCGAAAGGCGGCAAGGTGCTCAAAGTGCTGGTCAAAGAAGGCGATAGCGTCTCCGAAGGCGACGACATCGTTGAGCTGGAAGTCGAAGGTGGTGGCGATGCCAAGCCGGAAGCAGCGGCTGACAGTTCCTCCGACGAAGCCCCCGCACCGAAGCAGGAAGAAGCTCCCGCGCCGGCAGCGAAGAAAGCCGGTGGCGGCAAGCAAACGGTCGATATTAAAGTGCCGGACTTGGGTGGTTCAGACAACGTTGAAATCATCGAAGTCGCGGTCAGCGCTGGCGATGACGTCAACGCCGAAGACACTTTGATCACCCTCGAGTCGGATAAAGCCTCGATGGATGTACCCAGCCCGCACGGTGGTAAGATCGTTGCGCTCACGGTCAAAGAAGGCGATACCGTCTCGGAAGGCGACGTGATCGGCCAGATGGAAATCGCTGGTGAAGGTGGCGACAACAGCGAAGACGCGCCGCAAGAGCAAGCCGCTAGTCAAGCCAGCAGCGCGCCGGAAGAAGTGGCCGCTGAAGAGTCTGTCGTTGAAGAAGATAGCGGTAGCGGTGAGCCTGAGCGCAAAGAGATCCGTGTGCCGGATTTGTCAGGTTCTTCTGACGTGCCGATTATTGAAATTGGTGTGGCGGCAGGTGATGAGGTCAACGAAGAAGACCCTCTTATCACTCTGGAGTCTGACAAAGCATCGATGGACGTGCCGAGCCCTTACAAAGGCAAGCTTTTAGAGCTTACTGTGAAAGAGGGTGACACTGTCTCTGAAGGCGATGTGATTGGCTATATAGAAGTAGCTGGTGCCAAGAAGGCAGCCCCTAAAAAAGCGGCGCCGGAGAAAGCTCAGTCCTCTAATGCCAGTCAGTCAAGTGCTAAGCCTACCGCTTCACCAGAAGGTACGCCTAGCCCTGAAGCGCAGATGGCCTCTCATAAGCCCCGCGATGGGAAGCTGGTACATGCAGGCCCAGCAGTACGCATGCTGGCCCGTGAGCTTGGCGTTGACCTTGGTCTTGTTAAGCCTAGCGGCCCGAAAGACCGGGTGCTGAAAGAAGATGTGCAGGCCTACGTGAAACAGGCCATTGCCAGCCAAGGTAAAGCACAAACAGCGGCTGCCCCAGCAGCGAGTGGTGGTGCTGGCATTCCCGCGATACCAGAAGTCGACTTCAGCCAGTTTGGCGACGTGGAAGAGAAGCCGATGGGTCGCCTGCTTAAAATGGGTGCGACCAATCTGCACCGCAGCTGGCTCAATGTGCCTCACGTGACGCAGTTCGACGAGGCCGACATTACCGAGCTTGAAAGCTTCCGTAAAGCCATGAAGGCTGAAGCCGAAGCCCAAGGCGCCAAGCTGACACCGTTGCCGTTTATGGTTAAAGCCTGTGCCTTTGCACTGCGTAAATTCCCCCAGTTCAACGTTAGCCTGAAAGGCGACGGCGAAACGCTGGTATGGAAAAACTACGTGCATATCGGAATTGCCGTGGATACACCTGATGGTCTGATGGTGCCAGTAGTGCGCAACGCCGATAAAAAATCCTTGATTGAGATTGCCAAGGAGATGGCGGAGCTCGGCAAGAAAGCGCAAACCAAGAAGCTTAAGCGTGATGAGATGACCGGTGGCTGCTTCACCATTTCGAGCCTTGGCTCGATTGGTGGAACCGCGTTCACACCGATCGTTAATGCGCCGGAAGTGGCGATCCTGGGGGTGTCGAAAGCGCAGATGAAGCCGGTATGGGATGGCAGTGCCTTCCAGCCGCGCTTAATGATGCCGCTATCGCTCTCTTACGATCACCGGGCGATTAACGGTGCGGATGCCGCCCGCTTTACGGCCTTCCTGGCCGATGTGCTGACGGATATTCGCCGATTACTGCTGTAA
- the aceE gene encoding pyruvate dehydrogenase (acetyl-transferring), homodimeric type, which translates to MSLETREDLDPLETTEWLESLESVLDREGEDRARYLMTRLADRLRRDGMKVPFSVTTPHRNTIPVHREAPMPGDLFMERRIRSLIRYNAIAQVIRNNRANPGLGGHIASFMSSATLYDVGFNHFFRAPKGDFEGDLIYIQGHVAPGIYARSYLEGRLSEEQMDKFRREVDGDGLSSYPHPWLMPDYWQFPTVSMGLGPIQAIYQAHVMKYLHHRELKDMYDRKIWCFMGDGECDEPESLGAISLAGRENLDNLIFVINCNLQRLDGPVRGNSRVMDEFEGVFRGAGWNVIKVVWGRHWDPLFEKDKKGILQKRMDEAVDGEYQNYKANGGSYTREHFFGKYPETEAMVNDLSDEDIWKLNRGGHDPFKVYAAYHEAVNQTNGKPTVILAHTVKGYGMGSGDGEAANEAHQVKSMEYEALRKFRDRFGIPITDEQLKDVPYYKPEEDSPELKYMHLQRERLNGYLPARRSDFEALEIPSLDDKTFASQMVGSKGREVSTTMAFVRVLNGLVKDKKLGKHVVPIIPDEARTFGMEGMFRQLGIYTSEGQKYEPVDKGQIMFYREDQKGQILEEGISEAGAMSAWIAAATSYSNNNVTLLPFYIYYSMFGFQRIGDLAWAAGDLQARGFMVGGTAGRTTLNGEGLQHQDGHSLIQASTIPNCRSYDPTYAHEVAVILQDGLKRMFSDKENCFYYLTVMNENYEHPAIDNVPTDDIVKGMYLLNETKGDKGRVQLMGSGTILREVEAAAELLANDWGIGADIWSVTSFNELRREALLLEREAFLNPDVEGNKPHVTKCLEGRDGPVIASTDYMKLYADQVRAWVPSEYTVLGTDGFGRSDTREKLRYFFEVDRYFVTVAALRALADRGELDRKHVGEALKKYGIDANKPNPLTS; encoded by the coding sequence ATGAGTCTGGAGACAAGAGAAGATCTCGATCCGCTCGAAACCACGGAGTGGCTAGAATCCCTGGAATCAGTACTGGATCGTGAGGGCGAAGATCGTGCCCGCTACCTGATGACCCGCTTGGCGGATCGCCTGCGCCGGGACGGGATGAAGGTGCCCTTCTCGGTGACAACCCCGCACCGGAATACGATCCCTGTGCATCGCGAAGCACCGATGCCCGGCGATCTGTTTATGGAGCGCCGCATTCGGTCGTTGATTCGTTACAACGCCATTGCTCAGGTCATCCGTAATAACCGCGCCAACCCCGGGCTGGGCGGCCACATTGCCAGCTTTATGTCGTCGGCTACGCTGTACGATGTCGGCTTTAACCACTTCTTCCGCGCCCCCAAAGGCGATTTTGAAGGCGACCTGATCTACATTCAGGGCCACGTTGCCCCGGGGATTTACGCGCGTTCTTATCTGGAAGGCCGCCTGTCTGAAGAGCAGATGGACAAATTCCGTCGCGAAGTCGACGGCGATGGTCTGTCTTCCTACCCGCACCCGTGGCTAATGCCGGACTACTGGCAGTTCCCCACGGTGTCTATGGGCCTTGGCCCGATTCAAGCGATTTACCAGGCTCACGTGATGAAGTACCTGCATCACCGTGAGCTGAAAGACATGTACGACCGCAAGATCTGGTGCTTTATGGGCGACGGCGAGTGTGATGAGCCGGAGTCACTGGGCGCGATTTCCCTGGCGGGTCGTGAAAACCTCGATAACCTGATCTTCGTCATCAACTGCAACCTGCAGCGCTTGGACGGTCCGGTACGCGGCAACTCCCGCGTCATGGACGAGTTCGAAGGCGTATTTCGTGGTGCCGGTTGGAACGTCATCAAGGTCGTCTGGGGGCGTCACTGGGATCCGCTGTTCGAGAAGGACAAGAAAGGCATCCTGCAAAAACGCATGGATGAAGCAGTCGACGGTGAGTACCAGAACTACAAGGCCAACGGCGGTTCGTACACCCGTGAGCACTTCTTCGGTAAGTACCCCGAAACCGAAGCGATGGTCAATGACCTGTCTGATGAAGACATCTGGAAGCTCAACCGCGGTGGTCACGACCCGTTCAAGGTCTACGCGGCCTACCATGAAGCGGTCAACCAGACCAACGGTAAGCCCACGGTCATCCTGGCGCACACCGTTAAAGGCTACGGCATGGGCAGCGGCGATGGCGAAGCCGCCAACGAAGCCCACCAGGTCAAGAGCATGGAGTACGAAGCGCTGCGCAAATTCCGCGACCGCTTTGGTATTCCGATCACCGACGAACAGCTCAAAGACGTGCCCTACTACAAGCCGGAAGAAGACTCTCCCGAGCTTAAGTACATGCACCTGCAGCGGGAACGCTTGAACGGCTACCTGCCGGCCCGCCGCAGTGACTTTGAGGCGCTGGAGATCCCCAGCCTGGACGACAAAACCTTTGCCTCGCAAATGGTGGGTTCCAAAGGGCGCGAAGTCTCGACCACTATGGCATTCGTGCGCGTCCTGAACGGTCTGGTCAAGGATAAGAAGCTCGGCAAACATGTCGTACCGATTATTCCTGACGAAGCGCGTACCTTCGGCATGGAAGGCATGTTCCGTCAGCTCGGCATCTACACCTCGGAAGGTCAGAAATATGAGCCGGTCGATAAAGGCCAGATCATGTTCTACCGCGAGGATCAGAAAGGCCAGATTCTCGAAGAAGGGATTAGTGAGGCCGGTGCGATGTCCGCGTGGATTGCCGCCGCGACGTCCTACAGCAACAACAACGTTACCCTGCTGCCGTTCTACATCTACTACTCGATGTTCGGCTTCCAGCGCATTGGTGACTTGGCCTGGGCCGCGGGTGACCTGCAAGCCCGCGGCTTTATGGTCGGCGGCACTGCTGGGCGTACCACGCTCAACGGTGAAGGTCTGCAGCACCAGGATGGTCACAGCTTGATTCAAGCCTCCACCATCCCCAACTGCCGCAGCTACGACCCGACCTACGCCCACGAAGTGGCGGTCATCCTCCAGGATGGTTTGAAGCGCATGTTCTCCGACAAAGAGAACTGCTTCTACTACCTGACGGTGATGAACGAAAACTACGAGCACCCAGCAATCGACAACGTGCCCACCGACGATATCGTCAAAGGCATGTACCTGCTCAACGAAACGAAAGGCGACAAGGGCCGCGTGCAACTGATGGGCTCCGGTACCATCCTGCGCGAAGTCGAAGCCGCCGCAGAGCTGTTGGCCAACGACTGGGGCATTGGCGCGGATATCTGGAGCGTGACCAGCTTTAACGAGCTGCGTCGCGAAGCGCTGCTGTTGGAGCGTGAAGCCTTCTTGAACCCGGACGTTGAGGGCAACAAGCCCCACGTGACGAAGTGCCTGGAAGGCCGTGACGGCCCGGTGATTGCCTCCACCGACTACATGAAGCTCTACGCCGACCAGGTGCGTGCCTGGGTGCCAAGCGAGTACACCGTGCTGGGTACAGACGGCTTTGGCCGTTCCGACACCCGCGAGAAGCTGCGCTACTTCTTTGAAGTAGACCGCTACTTCGTCACCGTGGCGGCGCTACGTGCGCTGGCGGACCGCGGTGAGCTTGATCGCAAGCATGTCGGCGAGGCGCTGAAGAAGTATGGCATCGACGCCAACAAGCCGAACCCGCTGACCAGCTAA
- a CDS encoding SprT family zinc-dependent metalloprotease produces the protein MKTLPLPPWPAEKLATLSSEALMHAVRDRTDEALKRCQEVYPALPAPKVWFDLKGASAGQAHLGRGGLRFNPVLLSNNRQAFFDEVIPHEMAHWLVFHLANGTRLKPHGREWQAVMRDLFGLEPKVTHRFDVQDAQSRPYYYQCDCQTHCFTARRHSLVVKGRRYRCRHCDQTLVYSAFKKP, from the coding sequence ATGAAGACTTTACCACTGCCCCCATGGCCTGCTGAAAAACTTGCGACACTATCTTCAGAGGCGCTCATGCACGCCGTGCGAGACAGAACTGATGAAGCGTTAAAACGCTGCCAAGAAGTCTATCCTGCGCTGCCAGCGCCAAAGGTGTGGTTCGACCTAAAAGGTGCCTCAGCAGGGCAGGCGCATCTAGGGCGTGGCGGGCTGCGTTTTAATCCTGTTTTACTGAGCAATAATCGGCAGGCGTTTTTTGACGAGGTGATTCCCCATGAAATGGCGCATTGGTTAGTCTTTCATTTAGCCAATGGCACGCGGCTCAAACCGCATGGTCGAGAATGGCAAGCTGTCATGCGAGACCTGTTTGGCCTTGAGCCTAAGGTGACTCATCGCTTTGATGTTCAGGATGCCCAGTCTCGGCCATATTATTATCAATGTGACTGTCAAACGCATTGTTTCACAGCCAGGCGTCATTCTTTAGTGGTAAAGGGGCGTCGCTATCGCTGCCGTCATTGTGATCAGACCTTGGTCTACAGTGCTTTTAAAAAACCTTGA
- the adk gene encoding adenylate kinase yields MRLILLGAPGAGKGTQAQFICEQFKIPQISTGDMLRAAIKDGTELGLKVKEIMNSGGLVSDDIIIDLVKERISQPDCENGFLFDGFPRTIPQADAMKEGGVKLDHVLEIAVPDEEIVSRLAGRRVHQASGRVYHVDHNPPKEPGKDDVTGEALIQREDDQESTVRNRLSVYHDQTAPLVDYYQQWAKEDPDAAPQYHRVEGVGSVADITRQVKEALC; encoded by the coding sequence ATGCGTTTAATCCTGTTGGGTGCCCCCGGCGCGGGGAAGGGGACTCAGGCTCAATTCATTTGTGAGCAGTTTAAGATTCCTCAAATTTCCACCGGGGATATGTTGCGCGCGGCCATCAAGGACGGCACCGAACTGGGGCTCAAAGTAAAAGAGATCATGAACAGCGGTGGCTTGGTATCTGACGATATCATCATCGATCTCGTCAAAGAGCGCATCAGTCAGCCTGACTGTGAAAATGGTTTCTTGTTTGATGGCTTCCCACGCACCATCCCGCAAGCAGATGCGATGAAAGAAGGCGGCGTTAAGTTGGATCACGTGCTGGAAATTGCCGTGCCTGATGAAGAAATTGTTAGCCGTCTCGCTGGTCGTCGAGTTCATCAGGCGTCTGGACGCGTTTACCATGTCGACCATAATCCGCCCAAAGAACCGGGTAAAGATGACGTGACTGGGGAAGCGCTGATTCAGCGTGAAGATGATCAAGAGTCTACCGTGCGTAACCGTCTTTCGGTTTATCACGATCAAACCGCACCGTTAGTAGACTATTATCAGCAGTGGGCGAAGGAAGATCCTGACGCTGCGCCGCAGTATCATCGCGTAGAAGGTGTAGGCAGCGTGGCTGATATTACTCGGCAAGTAAAAGAAGCTCTTTGCTAA
- a CDS encoding YecA/YgfB family protein, producing MAERNNVSAATSPNTTPPQPLLDDEQLDRLDDFLDSEQVGEDALDLISAHGFLVALAVAPSELPTSQWLTELFQGEPSYRDDAERDEIIQLLTLLRDNAVAVLEQGGLPELPFELTLDGIPAEETPIGDWCAGFMEGVFSDESAWFQDDEEAAATLLLPFMSLSGLFDDEPEMAEMAQDQASQETFVAQLPELVLDLYLHYRVPPETPKPKPRKKTPAKGKKRR from the coding sequence ATGGCAGAGCGCAATAACGTTTCCGCAGCAACGTCGCCCAATACTACCCCGCCTCAGCCGCTGCTTGACGACGAGCAACTTGATAGGTTGGATGATTTCCTTGACTCCGAGCAAGTGGGCGAAGATGCACTGGATCTTATTTCTGCCCATGGCTTTTTGGTGGCATTGGCGGTCGCCCCTAGCGAATTACCCACCAGCCAATGGTTAACTGAGCTGTTTCAGGGAGAGCCAAGTTATCGGGACGATGCCGAACGAGACGAGATTATCCAACTGCTAACACTGCTACGTGACAACGCCGTCGCAGTGCTTGAACAGGGTGGTTTACCAGAGTTACCCTTCGAGCTAACGCTAGATGGTATCCCCGCTGAGGAAACGCCCATCGGCGACTGGTGCGCGGGGTTTATGGAAGGTGTCTTTAGCGACGAAAGCGCGTGGTTCCAAGATGACGAAGAAGCTGCCGCCACGCTACTGTTGCCCTTTATGTCGCTCTCAGGTTTATTCGATGATGAGCCAGAAATGGCTGAGATGGCCCAAGATCAGGCCAGTCAGGAAACCTTTGTTGCTCAATTGCCAGAATTAGTCCTGGATCTTTATCTTCACTACCGCGTGCCCCCCGAAACGCCAAAGCCTAAGCCACGCAAGAAAACACCTGCCAAAGGTAAAAAGCGTCGATAG